The following are from one region of the Ktedonobacteraceae bacterium genome:
- a CDS encoding glycosyltransferase family 4 protein: MRILYIHNINRVAETYSKMLAQHGHPVDLYEPNLVGGAAPLPVKLALMPARVISLRNIVSKLNSNYFDLVHIHWATYGALGLVSRVPYVVECHGDDVRNRLKNPFFRPLLSPILRRAGAVLCITPDLLPIVRAIRPDAIFLPAPIDTEQFAPLEKKEDHPWCILLFARLDPDKGTDIAIQGIECFVERHPGVRVQLLDWGLLKSRYKRLYGDRFEFVPPVASQEVQQLICSADVVVGQFALGAIGLSELQAMSCARPVIASFRYTSAYSSPPPLCQAQTPGEVDRQLENLFQHPEEASAIGQRARAWIIEHHERRILAARLEKLYQTII; encoded by the coding sequence TTGCGTATTCTTTATATTCATAACATCAACCGGGTAGCTGAGACCTATAGTAAAATGCTGGCTCAGCACGGTCACCCGGTAGATCTCTATGAACCCAACCTTGTGGGGGGAGCTGCACCCCTGCCGGTAAAACTTGCACTCATGCCTGCGCGTGTTATCAGCCTGCGGAACATTGTAAGCAAACTGAACTCGAACTATTTTGATCTCGTGCATATTCACTGGGCCACATATGGCGCGCTTGGCCTGGTGAGCCGCGTCCCCTATGTTGTTGAATGCCACGGGGATGATGTGCGAAATCGCTTGAAGAACCCTTTCTTCCGCCCATTATTAAGTCCCATTTTGCGCAGAGCTGGGGCTGTGTTGTGCATTACGCCTGATTTACTCCCTATTGTGCGGGCCATTCGCCCTGATGCTATCTTCTTACCCGCTCCTATCGATACAGAGCAATTCGCACCTCTAGAGAAAAAAGAGGATCATCCCTGGTGCATCTTGCTATTTGCTCGCCTGGACCCTGACAAAGGTACTGATATTGCCATACAGGGTATTGAGTGCTTCGTTGAGCGTCATCCAGGTGTTCGCGTACAGCTACTGGACTGGGGACTACTTAAAAGCAGGTACAAACGCCTGTATGGAGACCGTTTTGAGTTTGTTCCACCGGTCGCGTCACAGGAAGTGCAGCAATTGATCTGCTCGGCAGACGTTGTTGTTGGCCAGTTCGCACTGGGCGCGATAGGGCTGTCGGAGTTACAGGCCATGAGTTGCGCCAGGCCGGTCATTGCCTCGTTTCGCTACACATCGGCCTACTCGTCTCCGCCCCCACTATGCCAGGCTCAAACGCCCGGGGAAGTGGATCGGCAACTTGAGAACCTTTTCCAGCACCCGGAGGAGGCTTCAGCAATCGGCCAACGCGCGCGCGCGTGGATCATAGAACATCATGAAAGGCGCATCCTTGCGGCCAGGCTGGAAAAACTTTATCAGACCATCATATAG
- a CDS encoding methyltransferase domain-containing protein has product MTGTYDQQRHTDVAQEIKRIRVEYQRRASSAELSGRYSLFNEAALLQSHSLERRLLALLKRHAFNDLGDKKILDIGCGMGMQLQRFTAYGAKPGNLSGIDLLNERIEMARSLNPAIDWRAGSAHQLPYPDASFDLVTLFVVFSSILNDELCEKIAGEVWRVLKPGGLILCYDFAYSNPRNPAVRGFSRRRILQLFNRPGASYTFRRLTLAPPIARIIAPRAYWLANMLEQLKFLNTHLLCVISLD; this is encoded by the coding sequence ATGACGGGAACGTATGACCAGCAGAGGCATACAGATGTAGCACAAGAGATCAAACGCATACGGGTAGAATATCAACGCCGGGCAAGCAGCGCCGAATTGAGCGGCCGCTACAGCCTTTTTAACGAGGCCGCTCTTCTCCAGTCGCATAGCCTTGAGCGGCGCCTGCTGGCATTGCTCAAACGGCACGCATTTAATGATCTCGGTGACAAAAAGATACTGGATATTGGTTGTGGCATGGGTATGCAGCTACAACGTTTTACAGCATATGGAGCTAAGCCAGGTAATCTTTCAGGGATTGATCTGCTGAACGAGCGAATCGAGATGGCGCGCAGCCTGAATCCAGCCATCGATTGGCGAGCAGGCAGCGCTCACCAGTTACCTTATCCTGACGCAAGTTTTGACCTGGTCACGCTTTTTGTCGTGTTCAGTTCCATCCTCAATGACGAGCTTTGCGAGAAAATTGCCGGCGAGGTCTGGCGCGTCCTTAAACCAGGTGGCCTCATCCTTTGCTACGATTTTGCCTATTCCAATCCACGCAACCCGGCAGTGAGAGGCTTCTCGCGCCGGCGTATTTTACAGTTGTTCAATCGACCGGGAGCCAGCTATACGTTCCGGCGGCTGACGCTGGCTCCCCCAATCGCACGGATAATCGCACCGCGAGCTTACTGGCTGGCAAATATGCTGGAGCAGCTAAAATTCCTCAATACCCACCTTCTTTGTGTCATTAGCCTCGACTAA
- the asnB gene encoding asparagine synthase (glutamine-hydrolyzing) produces the protein MCGIAAILKNSEIYIPPGTLERMAASISHRGPDDEGTLILSSDSNGKWQSTRETESSWRVALSSRRLSILDISPAGHMPMAYRDRFWCVYNGEVYNFIEIRFELEKLGYRFRSSTDTEVLLGAYAEWGTDCFRRFRGMWGLVIVDCQRNEVIVCRDRLGIKPLYMWQGNSIIALASEIKQFLYVPGFTARVNHEVVDEYLRTGYEDADKSFFRDVQPIPAGTWLTIPLETLLPAPPTGYWHPEYIQASITNAAEAGNLFAAKLQESISLHLRSDVPVGCALSGGLDSSSIAMLVNKLSDHRAPLHTFTSTFPGDASDEREYVEAIVAAIHAVPHYITPAPMTFLQEMDAFLRIHDEPVGSLSIYAGYCIARLTREAGVPVTLNGQGCDEILSGYWQSYFLYLRELARNAAIFPLLEHILGAGIGKGNRTLLTQIPVMLRRYLARRKPTGLVRLRKQHNRMENTSTILRKVLALTEQQLRVEEIRSLYLPRLLKWDDRNSMAFSVEGRYPFLDHELIELCLSFAPAALYHHGWTKWPLRLGLNSILPEKIRLRRSKFGFEVPQDSWLCGPLRPALENWLRQDRPLWQYIERADAQRLADTTWRLDGRQDEQGQALFRLFVFDRWIELFGVKE, from the coding sequence ATGTGCGGAATAGCAGCTATCCTTAAAAATAGTGAGATATATATTCCACCGGGCACACTGGAACGTATGGCCGCGAGTATCAGTCATCGAGGCCCAGACGATGAAGGAACCCTGATTCTCTCCTCTGATTCTAACGGGAAATGGCAGTCTACGCGTGAAACAGAATCTAGCTGGCGCGTAGCCCTCAGTTCTCGCCGCCTCTCGATACTGGATATAAGTCCGGCAGGTCATATGCCTATGGCCTATCGCGACCGCTTCTGGTGCGTTTACAATGGCGAAGTCTACAACTTCATCGAAATCCGCTTTGAACTCGAAAAGCTGGGATATCGCTTCCGCTCGTCAACAGATACAGAGGTGCTACTCGGCGCATACGCGGAGTGGGGTACCGATTGCTTCCGGCGCTTTCGCGGTATGTGGGGATTGGTGATAGTAGATTGTCAGCGCAATGAGGTCATTGTCTGCCGTGATCGCCTTGGAATTAAGCCGCTTTACATGTGGCAAGGGAATAGCATCATTGCGCTTGCCTCCGAAATCAAGCAATTTCTGTACGTACCTGGCTTTACTGCACGTGTCAATCACGAAGTCGTAGATGAGTATCTTCGAACAGGATACGAGGACGCGGATAAGAGCTTTTTCCGTGATGTACAGCCTATCCCCGCAGGAACCTGGCTTACCATTCCACTCGAGACACTACTACCAGCTCCTCCCACCGGCTACTGGCATCCTGAGTACATTCAGGCCTCGATCACCAATGCGGCGGAAGCAGGTAACTTATTTGCGGCAAAATTGCAGGAAAGTATCTCCCTACATCTACGCAGTGATGTACCCGTTGGTTGTGCATTGAGTGGAGGGCTGGATTCCAGTTCGATTGCCATGCTGGTAAACAAATTGAGCGATCATCGCGCTCCACTCCATACATTCACATCCACTTTCCCCGGCGATGCCAGCGATGAACGGGAATATGTGGAGGCCATTGTCGCCGCTATCCATGCAGTACCGCATTACATTACACCGGCCCCTATGACGTTCCTTCAAGAGATGGATGCTTTTCTGCGTATTCACGATGAGCCGGTGGGTAGCCTTTCAATCTATGCCGGATACTGTATCGCGCGCCTGACCAGAGAAGCCGGGGTTCCGGTGACCTTGAATGGGCAAGGCTGTGACGAAATTCTCTCCGGTTACTGGCAGTCCTACTTTCTCTACTTGCGCGAGCTTGCCAGAAATGCCGCAATTTTTCCCCTGCTCGAGCATATCCTGGGAGCTGGCATAGGGAAGGGCAATCGCACGTTGTTGACTCAAATACCGGTTATGCTGCGACGCTATTTAGCGCGCAGAAAGCCGACCGGACTTGTGCGCCTACGCAAGCAGCATAATCGCATGGAAAATACGTCTACTATCTTGCGGAAAGTGCTCGCGCTGACTGAGCAGCAATTGCGCGTGGAGGAGATCCGCTCACTCTACCTGCCTCGCCTGCTTAAATGGGATGATCGCAATTCCATGGCCTTCTCTGTTGAAGGCAGATATCCTTTTCTGGATCACGAATTGATTGAGCTGTGCCTTTCATTCGCGCCCGCGGCGCTCTATCATCATGGCTGGACAAAGTGGCCGCTTCGTCTCGGACTGAACAGCATCCTTCCAGAAAAGATCCGCCTGCGACGCTCAAAATTTGGTTTCGAAGTTCCCCAGGACAGCTGGCTGTGCGGTCCATTACGTCCAGCGCTGGAAAACTGGCTGCGACAAGATCGACCGCTCTGGCAGTATATCGAACGAGCGGATGCTCAGCGGCTGGCGGATACGACATGGCGACTTGATGGCAGGCAGGATGAACAAGGACAGGCGCTGTTCCGTCTCTTTGTTTTTGATCGTTGGATAGAGCTATTTGGAGTAAAAGAATGA
- a CDS encoding class I SAM-dependent methyltransferase: protein MVERQETFDPLYYWEQHLQAYPGIKGVGYTSRSTRFLEQQYRSRMRQVELALRQYGLTDLTGRKVLDVGSGTGIWLDFWHRHGVEAAVGLDFAQPSIEALRTQFPDDLIVQADVSKAPLPLPDNMRFDLISAFDVLLHIVDPDNFRRAIANLAHHCLPGGWLVISDAIVQGQGYVPERAYAVFNKVRRVDEYREVLAANGFVIDSIRPATVLLGNPLEAPNRLAFLALSAWWKGTGLWGRSNTCSGLIGPGVVKADQVACRLFNGSLAPTAKIMFARKLL from the coding sequence ATGGTAGAACGTCAAGAAACATTTGATCCCCTGTACTACTGGGAGCAGCACCTGCAGGCATACCCCGGCATTAAAGGAGTTGGCTATACCAGTCGCTCTACCAGATTTTTAGAGCAGCAGTATCGTTCTCGCATGCGCCAGGTTGAGCTGGCTCTGCGCCAGTATGGGCTTACTGACCTTACCGGGCGCAAAGTTCTCGACGTCGGTTCAGGAACCGGTATCTGGCTGGATTTCTGGCACCGCCATGGGGTGGAAGCCGCGGTGGGACTGGATTTCGCTCAGCCCAGCATTGAAGCACTTCGAACCCAGTTTCCGGATGACCTCATTGTCCAGGCTGATGTGAGTAAAGCGCCTCTGCCACTGCCTGACAATATGCGCTTCGACTTGATCTCTGCTTTTGATGTTCTGCTGCATATCGTGGACCCGGATAACTTTCGGAGGGCTATCGCCAATCTAGCGCATCACTGCCTGCCCGGTGGCTGGCTCGTTATCTCCGATGCAATTGTGCAGGGTCAGGGATATGTTCCTGAGCGCGCTTACGCAGTATTTAACAAGGTGCGCCGGGTTGACGAGTATCGCGAGGTGCTGGCAGCGAATGGGTTTGTTATTGACTCAATACGCCCGGCCACAGTGCTGCTTGGTAATCCTCTGGAAGCTCCCAACCGCCTGGCTTTTCTGGCGCTATCAGCGTGGTGGAAAGGGACCGGATTATGGGGGCGTTCTAATACATGCTCTGGATTGATAGGGCCGGGTGTCGTCAAGGCGGATCAAGTCGCGTGCCGCCTTTTTAACGGTAGCCTTGCCCCCACTGCCAAAATTATGTTCGCGCGGAAACTCCTGTAG
- a CDS encoding glycosyltransferase, translated as MEQKMYAVPPVLKTIHETSQLRGKVCMHVLGTARTDVRVMREATTLQQAGMEVSIVDIEGDPTRPREEEIDGIHVKHIMMPQWFVPARFKPWFLVKLFLILLSGAIALVNVPADIYHAHDDTALPACYIAARLRRKRLVFDAHELPLVEPNITRWRLLRGLSALLLRSMMSRCTGIITVSPPIVRELQRLYGGRTAQLIRNIPAYQAPISSNRLRQYLELDEGIRIALYQGNLDSRGLHLLIYAARFIDPGIVIVMMGQGANQADLEALIAREGVGERVKIIPPVPYAELLTWTASADIGLVVYSPVSTLTITPNIQMCLPNKLFEYLMAGLPVLASRLDAVADIITTYNVGCIVDSLEPDDIGQAINRMLANHDALARMKSNAKAATRHDLCWENEGRRLIDFYRDVTQLPPLMNFSKRIE; from the coding sequence GTGGAACAAAAAATGTATGCCGTTCCCCCGGTACTAAAGACGATACATGAGACGAGCCAGCTAAGAGGAAAGGTCTGCATGCATGTCCTGGGAACGGCTCGCACTGACGTTCGTGTGATGCGCGAAGCGACGACGCTTCAGCAAGCCGGGATGGAGGTTTCGATAGTTGATATCGAGGGCGACCCTACACGGCCACGCGAAGAGGAAATCGACGGTATCCATGTAAAACATATCATGATGCCACAATGGTTTGTTCCGGCGCGCTTCAAGCCCTGGTTTCTGGTCAAGCTGTTCCTGATTCTTCTGAGTGGTGCAATAGCGCTGGTGAATGTTCCTGCTGATATCTATCATGCTCATGATGATACAGCGCTTCCCGCGTGCTATATTGCGGCCCGCTTGCGGCGGAAGCGACTGGTCTTTGATGCCCATGAACTACCCCTGGTTGAACCCAATATCACGCGTTGGCGCCTGTTGCGCGGCCTTTCCGCCCTTTTACTCAGGAGCATGATGTCGCGCTGTACCGGTATTATCACTGTCTCTCCCCCCATTGTCCGTGAATTGCAGCGACTCTATGGTGGTCGCACGGCGCAGTTGATCCGTAATATTCCCGCCTATCAAGCGCCTATCTCCAGTAATCGACTGCGACAGTATCTTGAGCTGGATGAGGGCATACGCATAGCCCTGTATCAAGGGAACCTGGACAGTCGTGGGCTTCACCTGTTAATATACGCGGCCAGATTCATTGATCCGGGCATTGTGATCGTCATGATGGGCCAGGGAGCTAACCAGGCCGATCTTGAGGCATTGATTGCCCGCGAAGGAGTAGGTGAGCGTGTCAAGATTATTCCCCCTGTTCCTTATGCAGAACTCTTGACCTGGACGGCTTCGGCAGATATCGGCCTCGTGGTCTATTCACCTGTTTCCACGCTGACTATTACACCGAATATCCAGATGTGCCTGCCAAACAAGCTGTTTGAGTATTTGATGGCCGGTTTGCCTGTTCTTGCTTCACGCCTCGATGCAGTTGCTGATATTATCACAACCTATAATGTTGGATGTATTGTTGACTCGCTTGAACCTGATGATATCGGGCAAGCTATCAACAGAATGCTGGCAAATCATGATGCTCTGGCGCGTATGAAAAGCAATGCTAAAGCCGCAACCCGGCATGATCTCTGTTGGGAGAACGAAGGTCGCAGGCTCATTGATTTCTACCGCGATGTTACGCAATTGCCGCCTCTGATGAATTTTTCCAAACGAATCGAGTAA
- a CDS encoding choice-of-anchor P family protein has product MVKRLIIALIALSALLPSTVAVANAASAIPRSSLFPGVPNAYGYAVYVLAPSGSGGTSYGPSVPVGLSCTTPPGTNSITNSGPALPADPLILSGTANASITLNRTQGSLTIQTSEDIHNLSLLGGVIAANDIHALVTSTSSPAGASSTNSSTFSGLMVNGTPENNNPAPNTKLSLPGLGSVILNEQSGPFNGSNSTSIGVVAMDIQISSSNSLGIATGTRIVLAFVQSAIAPAAVTATTYGLYGLGLGGSTPNVGPGAVAGISCKGGSSSSSSSGISSSAIGSTGTEASSASGQLTSSSAVASSQNSISNLNLLSGLVSANKVTTLANASWNSSGSSSRSGSATFQNASVDGTALPTNPAPNTRENLPGIGYALINEQSGSNDSSGANETVIAIDIYVTVANNSLGLPVGARIIVSLASAGASSY; this is encoded by the coding sequence ATGGTGAAACGCCTTATCATCGCATTAATCGCCTTAAGTGCGTTGCTGCCGTCAACAGTAGCAGTTGCCAACGCAGCCAGCGCCATTCCGAGGTCCAGCCTCTTTCCGGGCGTTCCTAATGCATATGGCTATGCCGTCTATGTCCTGGCGCCTTCAGGCTCAGGTGGTACCAGCTACGGTCCCAGCGTGCCGGTCGGGTTAAGCTGTACTACTCCACCGGGGACGAACAGTATCACGAATTCCGGTCCTGCTTTGCCTGCCGACCCATTGATCCTCTCCGGCACAGCAAACGCCAGCATCACGTTAAATCGCACGCAGGGAAGTCTCACCATTCAAACAAGCGAAGATATCCACAACCTCAGTTTGCTAGGCGGTGTGATTGCGGCTAACGATATTCATGCCTTAGTAACAAGTACATCCTCGCCAGCCGGCGCATCGAGTACAAATAGCTCAACATTCAGCGGATTGATGGTAAACGGAACACCGGAGAACAATAATCCCGCGCCGAATACAAAGCTATCGCTGCCTGGCCTCGGCTCCGTTATACTGAATGAGCAGAGTGGGCCATTTAACGGTTCAAATTCGACCAGCATCGGCGTCGTCGCTATGGATATCCAGATTTCAAGCTCGAATTCGCTTGGGATTGCTACAGGCACTCGAATCGTACTTGCTTTCGTACAAAGCGCAATTGCGCCAGCCGCTGTAACTGCCACCACTTATGGCCTTTACGGTTTGGGTCTTGGCGGATCAACCCCCAATGTCGGGCCAGGAGCAGTAGCAGGCATCAGTTGTAAGGGTGGTTCCTCATCAAGCAGTTCAAGCGGGATCAGTTCATCAGCAATCGGTAGTACGGGAACAGAAGCCAGTAGCGCCTCTGGTCAGCTTACCTCGTCTAGCGCCGTTGCGAGCAGCCAGAACAGCATTTCAAACCTGAATCTGTTGAGTGGCTTAGTTTCCGCAAACAAGGTGACTACCCTGGCCAACGCCAGCTGGAATAGCTCAGGCAGCAGTTCCAGGTCAGGCTCGGCTACATTCCAGAATGCATCCGTAGATGGAACAGCATTGCCTACTAACCCCGCACCCAACACCCGTGAGAATCTTCCAGGTATCGGCTACGCACTGATTAATGAACAGTCCGGGAGCAACGATTCGTCGGGTGCGAACGAAACGGTCATTGCTATAGATATCTATGTCACGGTCGCAAATAACTCTCTGGGCCTGCCTGTGGGGGCGCGTATCATTGTAAGCCTTGCATCAGCCGGTGCAAGCAGCTACTAG